The following DNA comes from Acidicapsa ligni.
GTCCGAAATTTCAGACCGACCTCAGAGGATCCAGCCCACTCATTTGACTGGATCCATGAGAAACAGACAAGAAATGGTTTCCGGACACAGATGGTTCGCGTGGGCTAGGTGCTGTACATCGCCACCTCAGCGTCATCCTTTGCGGAGAGGTTCGTCATTCCTCCACGTAAGTAAGGCAAATCACAATGACGAGAACTCATTTGGCGGAGCCGCCTCAGCTCCACCGAAGCTGCGAAACAAAGCCACAACACGATTGGAGGCATCCGGCGCATAGAACATCTCTGTGTTTGCCATTGTGTCTGCCGTCATGTGACGCATCCGCGCAAACATCTCTTCCTCATACATCGCAATCGCGCCAGATGACGTCTTTTCGCCGAGGAGGAACTTCGACAGTACCAGGGCGTCGAGCATTGCCATGTTTACACCTTCGCCGGCATACGGTGGCATCACATGCGCTGCATCGCCGACCAACGTAACGTTGGGCTTCGGTTCCCAATGCTGATTCGAAGGGCAAACAAGTAGCGGGCGCCAGACCATCGACACGGCCTCCCTGAAGAGCGGTTCCCACAGCTCACTCCACCCTTCAAAGTTGGTGTGGAACCATGCCACTCGCTGGTCCGGGCTGCTTGCCTCTTCGAGGCTCTGCCTCGCGGTGTCGTCATGCGTCTTCAATCCTGCGTAAATCAGCACACTGCCGTCAGGCTTGGTTCCCATACCGATTGTTCTTTCGTATCCGAGAGCGATTAGCGCTGACCCACCGAGGAGATCCCACAACTCCGGTATGGTCTGCTTTGCCGCAGGAACCAACCCCTCTACGAGCGACACCCCGACATACTCCGGCCGGATGGTAGTGACCAACTCGCGCAAGCGAGAGTTCGCACCGTCGCTGCCAATGGCGATGTCTGCCAGTGCCGTCTTTCCGCCCGCAAAACGTAACAGCACTTGCTCGCCCTGCATCTCTGCCGAGTCGAGTTTGCAATCCCATTCCACAGTGCCGGGCTGAAGCGAATCGAGCAGAAGATCGCGCAACGGTCCGCGCTCGATCTCAGGCCGCTTCCCGGCACCGGACATCCGGCGAGGATGATCGTGAAGAATAGTTCCATAAGCATCGGTAAGGCGAAGACTATCGAGGTCTGGCCGATGGTTGACCCAGAAAGCATCGATCAAGCCGGCAGCTTGCAGCGCGGCCAGTCCAGAGTCTTCATGGAGGTCCAATGCGCTGCCCTGGACGCGCGCCCTGCGGCTCTGGTCACGCTCATACACTGAGACCTGCGCACCGCCTTGCTGCAGCAGCCGGGCCAGCGTCAGCCCACCTGGTCCTCCGCCGACAATCGCGATCTTCTTTCCTTCAACAGCACTCATGCACACCCTTCCCAACCGTTAATACTCCCATCCACAAAACTATACTTCCACCACACAAGGCGCAGCGATCGCCATGTCTCCGGGTTCTTGCATCGTTGTGCCGGTCCGTTAGTCCCTATAAACGCGCTCTTAGTAAGTAACGCATATCGCATAGCACTTCGGTGAGTGCGGTGGTCTGTTATCACGCCGAGTGAGATTAGGGATCGCTGGCGATAAGCAAACACACGACGTCTCGGTACTGCCCCGATATTCAAAACGCCGTGGGCAAATGACCTGAAGTATCCTCGCACGCTTTTCCAACTCGTGGATGACTGCGTTCTAATTTCTCCGCTTTCTAAGCGCGCTATCCGCACGCGCATCGCTCCCCGTATTACGGGTGATCCATTCGATCTTTCTGAGAAAGGCGCGCGGCCAGATTCTACGTCTTTATGGCTGTCCCATGCCCCCACCTGCTCCATAGATGTTTCCGGTAGTGTAGCTGGCATCATTGGCTGCGAGTTGAACGTAAATGGAAGCTAGCTCACAGGGCTGGCCCGCCCGACCCAGCGGATAGTCGGCACCAAAGTTCTTGAAGTGTTCCACTGTAGCTCCGCCGGAGACTTGCAGAGGCGTGTAGATGGGGCCTGGAGCGACGCCATTTACGCGGACACCTTTTGGTCCAAGCATCTTCGCAAGGGACTTCACAAAGTTCATCGTCGCAGCCTTAGTCTGCGCATAGGCATATAGCTCCGGGATAGGGTCGTAGGCCTGCTCGGACGTGGTCGCGATGATGGCGGATCCTGGTGGCAAATGAGGCACAGCCGCCTTGATGATCCAGTAGGGTGCGTAGAGATTAGTTTTCATGATGGTGTCGAAGAGATCGGATGAGATGTCGGTGATCATTTTTGACTGCGTCTGGCGCGCAGCATTGGATACCAGGATATCGAGGCCGCCAAGACCACTGATCGTTTTCTGTACGAGTGAGGTACAGAAGGACTCGTCCCGTAGATCGCCCGGAATCGTGACACACTTCCGTCCGGCCTTCTTTACGAGCGTGACGACCTCCTGCGCATCGGGTTCTTCCGACGGATAGTAGACGATAGCAACGTCCGCGCCTTCGCGAGCATAGGCTATAGCGGCTGCGCGACCCATGCCAGAGTCGCCGCCGGTAATAAGTGCTTTACGGCCTTCCAGTCGGCCTGACCCTTTGTAGCTGGTTTCTCCATGATCGGGTGGTGGAATCATTTTGCTAGCCAAACCCGGCCAGGGTTGCTGCGTCGTGTCATAGGGAGGTTTCGGATATTTTGTCGTTGGGTCAACGAAGGGTGCGCTGGAATTGCCTTCACGCTGAGTTTGAGCGATGGCCGGAACGGCGGCAGTTACTGCTGCGCCGGCGATACCAGCTCCTAAATGGCCGACGAGGTCGCGACGCGAAAACGCATTTTTATCCGAAGACATGCAGTCAGGCTCCTGTGAGGGTCTCGTATAACAGAAGCGCACGGCCGCTGTTGAAGGTTCAGA
Coding sequences within:
- a CDS encoding FAD-dependent oxidoreductase, with the translated sequence MSAVEGKKIAIVGGGPGGLTLARLLQQGGAQVSVYERDQSRRARVQGSALDLHEDSGLAALQAAGLIDAFWVNHRPDLDSLRLTDAYGTILHDHPRRMSGAGKRPEIERGPLRDLLLDSLQPGTVEWDCKLDSAEMQGEQVLLRFAGGKTALADIAIGSDGANSRLRELVTTIRPEYVGVSLVEGLVPAAKQTIPELWDLLGGSALIALGYERTIGMGTKPDGSVLIYAGLKTHDDTARQSLEEASSPDQRVAWFHTNFEGWSELWEPLFREAVSMVWRPLLVCPSNQHWEPKPNVTLVGDAAHVMPPYAGEGVNMAMLDALVLSKFLLGEKTSSGAIAMYEEEMFARMRHMTADTMANTEMFYAPDASNRVVALFRSFGGAEAAPPNEFSSL
- a CDS encoding SDR family oxidoreductase translates to MSSDKNAFSRRDLVGHLGAGIAGAAVTAAVPAIAQTQREGNSSAPFVDPTTKYPKPPYDTTQQPWPGLASKMIPPPDHGETSYKGSGRLEGRKALITGGDSGMGRAAAIAYAREGADVAIVYYPSEEPDAQEVVTLVKKAGRKCVTIPGDLRDESFCTSLVQKTISGLGGLDILVSNAARQTQSKMITDISSDLFDTIMKTNLYAPYWIIKAAVPHLPPGSAIIATTSEQAYDPIPELYAYAQTKAATMNFVKSLAKMLGPKGVRVNGVAPGPIYTPLQVSGGATVEHFKNFGADYPLGRAGQPCELASIYVQLAANDASYTTGNIYGAGGGMGQP